From Fibrobacter sp. UWR3, one genomic window encodes:
- a CDS encoding YfiM family protein: MRLSFPKYFAVFVFALVCLVQSTQAAPYDPPTWRDSTWDYRSEDSVDIKSEISWWKVGGLGALTLSSFGAAYIFVFSKGWWDDERSHFHFENDFEYSLNLDKLGHFAAGVILGETFYEGYRWAGLSEFQSYLFAGLSAMTTHIAIDVKDGYSPRWGFSVFDVLSGTLGGFLPMAERYVPVFKYVDLKWSYWINSDAYYDKNDGHVGDAVFTDDYVNQTFWASFKPYRMLPAGARKYYPSWLAFAAGISVNEETMDYHAKNRHREVYLALDYDLEAFRPQSRLARTLIKYLNYFKLPAPTIQVYPEFHWYLLYPIKF, encoded by the coding sequence GTGAGATTATCGTTTCCGAAATACTTTGCTGTTTTCGTTTTTGCGCTGGTTTGCCTTGTGCAGTCCACGCAGGCGGCCCCTTATGATCCGCCTACTTGGCGCGATTCCACATGGGATTATCGCAGCGAGGATTCCGTCGATATCAAGTCCGAAATTTCCTGGTGGAAGGTCGGTGGACTTGGCGCGTTGACGCTTTCTTCTTTTGGGGCTGCGTACATATTTGTGTTTTCCAAGGGATGGTGGGACGATGAAAGAAGCCATTTTCATTTCGAAAATGATTTCGAATATTCGTTAAACTTGGACAAACTTGGACATTTTGCTGCAGGTGTGATTCTTGGTGAAACATTCTACGAAGGTTATCGTTGGGCAGGGCTTTCTGAGTTCCAGTCTTACTTGTTTGCGGGGCTCTCCGCGATGACTACGCATATTGCGATTGATGTCAAGGATGGTTATTCGCCTAGATGGGGATTCAGTGTTTTTGACGTACTTTCTGGAACTTTGGGTGGTTTTTTGCCTATGGCAGAGCGTTATGTGCCGGTGTTTAAGTACGTGGACCTTAAGTGGAGTTATTGGATAAACTCTGATGCCTATTATGATAAGAATGATGGTCATGTGGGTGATGCCGTATTTACCGACGATTACGTGAACCAGACTTTTTGGGCATCATTTAAACCCTACCGAATGCTGCCTGCTGGCGCTCGCAAGTATTACCCAAGCTGGCTTGCTTTTGCGGCAGGTATAAGTGTCAATGAAGAAACCATGGATTACCATGCGAAAAATCGGCACCGTGAAGTCTACCTTGCTTTAGACTACGACTTGGAAGCATTCCGCCCGCAGAGCCGCTTGGCCCGCACGCTTATCAAGTACTTGAATTACTTCAAGTTGCCGGCCCCTACCATACAAGTTTACCCGGAATTCCACTGGTACTTGCTTTACCCGATAAAGTTCTAG
- a CDS encoding glycoside hydrolase family 43 protein codes for MAKVWVKREIIALLFCAGAISAQVDVTPFWRSVDSVSRSLGNSANDLYTDLTLLDTIKIGGETFPITWKSSDTLFLTHDGHINGRFVGENKEVTLTATVHDGLSTKTQDVSFKVSIHGYEPYSNYLFAYFPANDNENIYYALSNDGYSFTAMNNGKRVVSADTVSIKKGLRDPHVLRAPDGWFYMVNTDMKSAEGWASNRGMVLMRSRDLINWKHATVHFPDKYKGKNFANVTRVWAPETFWDDTYDNGDGTKGRPLVYFSLLTNDGTIPYDKVFFAYSNKDFTDLEGDPQHFFDRGKSTIDMDIVYNPVDKFYHAFYKNEGDGGICKVTASSLMPKSGAASGSQWSKPSKALQQTTEAVEGAGVFKLINQNSWVLMYDCYINGHYQFTSSSDLENFKFVQDTKTSGAFTPRHGTILPVTAEETAKLMKAFPTPDFEPRVIDIPDSIGVCDGKKVVGPCSGTKIIPYVKVDDGGWNETLDLKVAKGATVQFGPHPWDGKLWSWEGPNGFKSTTRENSLKNVDGDFSGYYTVVYTNETGCKSRARIKLVVDDPDKPYVEPDTTTIDTGKTDIAGSIARDLNFAGKVVRTEYFSVNGQMLKARPREQGVYIRKEILDNGMSRISKISIR; via the coding sequence ATGGCCAAGGTTTGGGTAAAAAGGGAAATTATAGCGCTTCTTTTTTGTGCGGGCGCTATTTCTGCACAAGTCGATGTTACCCCCTTCTGGCGCTCTGTCGATAGCGTTAGCCGGAGCCTGGGCAACTCGGCCAACGACCTGTATACCGACCTCACCCTCCTCGATACCATAAAGATTGGCGGGGAAACCTTCCCCATTACGTGGAAAAGCAGCGACACGCTGTTCCTCACCCACGACGGCCATATCAACGGCAGGTTTGTGGGTGAAAACAAAGAAGTGACCCTCACGGCGACCGTTCACGACGGCCTGAGCACAAAGACGCAGGACGTTTCGTTCAAAGTTTCCATCCACGGGTACGAGCCCTATTCCAACTACCTTTTCGCATATTTCCCGGCCAACGACAACGAGAATATCTACTACGCACTGAGTAACGACGGCTACAGCTTTACCGCCATGAACAACGGAAAGCGCGTGGTGAGCGCCGACACGGTAAGCATCAAGAAGGGGCTCCGCGACCCGCACGTGCTGCGCGCTCCCGACGGCTGGTTCTACATGGTGAATACCGACATGAAGAGCGCCGAAGGTTGGGCCAGCAACCGCGGCATGGTACTCATGCGCTCCCGCGACCTCATCAACTGGAAGCACGCCACCGTACATTTCCCCGACAAGTACAAGGGCAAGAACTTCGCGAACGTGACCCGTGTCTGGGCCCCCGAAACGTTCTGGGACGACACCTACGACAACGGAGACGGCACCAAGGGCCGTCCGCTCGTGTACTTTTCGCTGTTGACCAACGATGGCACCATCCCCTACGACAAGGTATTCTTCGCCTACTCGAACAAGGACTTTACCGATTTGGAAGGCGACCCGCAGCATTTCTTTGACCGCGGAAAATCGACCATCGACATGGACATCGTCTACAACCCGGTCGACAAATTCTACCACGCCTTCTATAAGAACGAGGGCGACGGCGGCATCTGCAAGGTGACCGCAAGTTCTCTCATGCCGAAAAGTGGAGCCGCCAGCGGTTCGCAGTGGAGCAAGCCGAGCAAGGCCCTGCAACAGACGACCGAAGCCGTGGAAGGTGCAGGAGTCTTCAAGCTCATCAACCAGAATTCCTGGGTGCTCATGTATGACTGCTACATAAACGGGCATTACCAGTTCACGAGCAGTTCCGACCTCGAAAACTTCAAGTTCGTGCAGGATACCAAGACGAGCGGCGCATTCACACCCCGCCACGGGACAATTCTCCCGGTTACCGCCGAAGAGACCGCAAAACTCATGAAGGCCTTCCCCACCCCGGACTTTGAACCGCGAGTGATTGACATTCCGGATTCAATAGGCGTGTGCGACGGCAAGAAGGTGGTTGGCCCGTGCAGCGGCACGAAGATTATTCCCTATGTGAAGGTCGATGATGGCGGTTGGAACGAAACGCTCGACCTGAAGGTCGCAAAGGGCGCCACGGTGCAGTTCGGCCCGCACCCGTGGGACGGCAAGCTCTGGAGCTGGGAAGGCCCGAACGGATTCAAGTCCACCACCCGCGAGAACTCGCTCAAGAACGTGGACGGCGACTTTAGCGGTTACTACACCGTCGTTTATACGAACGAGACCGGATGCAAGAGCCGGGCGAGAATCAAGCTTGTGGTAGACGACCCGGACAAGCCCTATGTGGAGCCGGACACCACTACGATTGACACTGGCAAGACAGATATTGCAGGCAGTATCGCGCGCGACCTCAATTTTGCAGGCAAGGTCGTCCGCACGGAATACTTCAGCGTAAACGGCCAGATGCTCAAGGCCAGACCGCGCGAACAAGGTGTATATATCCGAAAGGAAATTCTGGATAATGGGATGTCGAGAATTTCAAAGATTAGCATAAGGTAA
- a CDS encoding penicillin-binding transpeptidase domain-containing protein, whose protein sequence is MKYYYDPQNRLPYKKRLRNRCIAIAIFVAACALIGSCIFKSGERAAQPKGFVVNGNDPTATSKEWIKDTLRVDSSIIDSLKEAHRAIKVKDPLTESAAKNLFFGEAKASTEAATKESERNENLENTQAAVTAAVTPENPPEVEIVDSVHIKNQKDVFLAEKIDNMLRRFKPMHSAILVVEPNSNEIIAWGETKDYKVQNAPDYISRNTFPAASLAKTVTIAAAMESNRYSLNSPIPDRGAHHTLYKNQLRVPENYAGPTIELQDAYAKSANPPLGIIGLNVGAKRLRDAAKMLGYNTNFPGGLPGRSNYAPPDSGYGLAEVSCGFIQSTTLSPLLAAAQVRSILAKKPLEIPWAKDLEGIAPKQRIALDVGKFSENTYYGLRAAMLRSVTNGTARKHLSTKNMARKNFNALNIGGKTGSLDGNDPNGRYEWFMGFAQSKDDPKKAIIVVIMQVHDLQGYRSQPACQVAAMIMNYWAHQKLWQTN, encoded by the coding sequence ATGAAATATTACTACGACCCCCAGAATCGACTCCCCTACAAGAAGAGATTACGTAACCGTTGCATCGCTATTGCCATTTTTGTTGCAGCCTGCGCCCTGATTGGCTCGTGCATATTCAAGAGCGGCGAACGGGCGGCGCAACCGAAAGGATTCGTCGTAAACGGCAATGATCCTACGGCAACATCCAAAGAATGGATCAAGGATACACTCCGTGTGGATTCTTCCATCATCGATTCGCTCAAGGAAGCGCACCGAGCAATCAAGGTGAAGGATCCATTAACCGAGTCCGCAGCAAAGAACCTTTTTTTCGGCGAAGCCAAGGCATCAACGGAAGCCGCCACGAAAGAATCCGAGAGAAATGAAAACCTCGAGAACACGCAGGCAGCCGTAACCGCTGCGGTCACCCCGGAAAATCCCCCCGAGGTAGAAATTGTTGATTCCGTGCATATCAAGAACCAGAAGGACGTGTTCCTCGCCGAGAAAATCGACAACATGCTCAGGCGTTTCAAGCCCATGCACAGCGCGATTCTTGTGGTGGAACCGAACAGCAACGAAATCATTGCCTGGGGCGAAACCAAGGATTACAAGGTGCAGAATGCGCCGGACTACATCTCGCGCAACACCTTCCCCGCCGCATCGCTTGCAAAGACCGTCACGATTGCAGCCGCGATGGAAAGCAACCGCTATTCGCTCAATTCCCCGATACCCGACAGGGGCGCTCACCACACGCTGTACAAGAACCAGTTGCGCGTGCCCGAGAACTATGCGGGCCCGACCATTGAACTGCAGGACGCCTATGCGAAATCCGCAAACCCGCCGCTCGGCATCATCGGCCTGAACGTCGGGGCAAAGCGCCTGCGCGACGCGGCAAAGATGCTCGGCTACAACACGAACTTCCCCGGCGGCCTCCCCGGGCGCTCGAACTATGCACCTCCCGATTCCGGATACGGGCTTGCCGAAGTGAGCTGCGGGTTTATCCAGTCGACAACCCTCTCTCCCCTCCTAGCGGCAGCGCAGGTGCGTTCCATACTCGCCAAGAAACCTCTCGAAATCCCGTGGGCGAAAGACCTCGAAGGCATCGCCCCCAAGCAGCGCATCGCTCTCGACGTGGGTAAGTTCAGCGAGAACACCTACTACGGGCTACGGGCCGCCATGCTACGTTCCGTCACGAACGGAACCGCAAGGAAGCACTTATCGACCAAGAATATGGCCCGCAAGAATTTCAACGCCCTGAACATCGGCGGCAAGACTGGTTCGCTCGACGGGAACGACCCGAACGGACGATACGAATGGTTTATGGGATTTGCACAGTCGAAGGATGACCCCAAGAAGGCGATTATTGTAGTCATCATGCAGGTGCACGACTTGCAGGGCTACCGCTCGCAGCCTGCATGCCAGGTGGCGGCGATGATAATGAACTACTGGGCTCACCAGAAATTATGGCAGACAAACTAA
- the lgt gene encoding prolipoprotein diacylglyceryl transferase, with product MEPSWWNLIPTYFDGIAFTIPLMNFPVHWYGVMYIFAFVTAYFTMWKINSKENLGYTKEQFDNLFMWAIAGILIGARLGYVFFYKPGYYLANPLEIIIPLTHDALGWHFTGIAGMSYHGGMILGTIFAIIGMKRNKMDVWKTLNLSFLAAPLAYTWGRWGNFINGELFGEVTTSPIGMFFPLAHDSPITNPILHHPSQLYEMCFEGIILFAVLYNLRRIPLLRDKMPCLYLMGYGIFRFFIEFFRRPDAHLGRIDLFGMSRGQTLCSLMIITGLVWLIVLIYRQKKAVKNG from the coding sequence ATGGAACCTTCCTGGTGGAACCTTATACCGACCTACTTTGACGGAATCGCATTTACAATTCCCCTCATGAACTTCCCGGTCCACTGGTACGGCGTGATGTACATTTTCGCGTTCGTCACCGCATACTTCACCATGTGGAAAATCAACTCGAAGGAAAATCTCGGGTACACCAAGGAGCAGTTCGACAACCTGTTCATGTGGGCCATCGCGGGCATCCTCATCGGTGCGCGACTCGGGTACGTTTTCTTCTACAAACCGGGCTATTACCTCGCAAACCCGCTCGAAATAATCATTCCCCTCACCCACGACGCACTCGGGTGGCACTTTACGGGCATTGCAGGCATGAGCTACCATGGCGGCATGATTCTCGGCACCATCTTTGCGATTATCGGAATGAAACGCAACAAGATGGACGTGTGGAAAACGCTCAACCTGAGTTTCCTTGCTGCCCCGCTCGCCTATACCTGGGGACGATGGGGCAACTTCATCAACGGAGAACTTTTTGGCGAGGTGACCACAAGCCCCATCGGCATGTTCTTCCCGCTTGCCCACGACAGCCCCATCACGAACCCGATTCTGCACCATCCGAGCCAGCTCTACGAAATGTGCTTCGAGGGAATCATCCTGTTTGCGGTTCTCTATAACCTGAGACGCATTCCGCTATTGCGTGACAAAATGCCCTGCCTCTACCTGATGGGCTACGGCATATTCCGCTTCTTTATCGAATTCTTCCGCAGGCCCGATGCCCACCTGGGGCGCATCGACCTGTTCGGCATGAGCCGCGGGCAGACGCTCTGCAGCCTCATGATTATCACAGGCCTTGTGTGGCTGATTGTGCTGATTTACCGCCAGAAAAAGGCCGTTAAAAACGGCTAG
- the hflX gene encoding GTPase HflX: protein MKQPAEHKQEKERCVLVGICTPKTRPWLVSEQVAELGRLAETAGAVVTRNFIQRVQNFSPATLIGEGKVNEVKRALEEDNAKMVVFDDDLSGSQVRNLEQRLPGIKVLDRTGLILDIFAKHAITAESRLMVEVAQLQYMMPRLTGAWTHLCRQHNGGIGTKGPGETQLETDRRMIRKRIQELKKKLEKIEDARESQAENRNDIFHVGIVGYTNAGKSTLTNRLTGADVYVEDKLFATLDSTTRKLYLDGENIILSDTVGFIRKLPHNLIETFKSTLGVAAHADCILEVVDGSAPDYLEHLEVTHKTLEGIISKDTPRIRVFNKAEICDEARRTELLQNYPDAIQVSARENIGMERLRDAFKTQLAAWKKKREAHEAAEKKRAEMPWPPEG from the coding sequence ATGAAACAGCCCGCAGAACATAAACAGGAAAAAGAACGCTGCGTTCTCGTAGGGATATGCACCCCGAAGACACGCCCGTGGCTTGTATCTGAACAGGTAGCGGAACTCGGGCGCCTCGCGGAAACTGCGGGCGCAGTCGTTACCCGCAATTTTATCCAGCGCGTGCAGAATTTTAGCCCGGCCACCCTCATTGGCGAAGGCAAGGTGAACGAGGTCAAGCGCGCCCTCGAAGAAGACAACGCGAAGATGGTCGTATTTGACGACGACCTCTCCGGCTCGCAGGTCCGTAACCTGGAACAGCGCCTGCCCGGAATAAAAGTGCTCGACCGTACGGGGCTCATTCTTGATATTTTTGCAAAGCATGCCATAACCGCAGAAAGCCGCCTGATGGTGGAAGTCGCGCAGTTGCAGTACATGATGCCGCGGCTCACCGGTGCGTGGACGCACCTATGCCGCCAGCACAACGGCGGCATCGGCACCAAGGGGCCGGGTGAGACGCAGCTGGAAACAGACCGCCGCATGATCCGCAAGCGCATCCAGGAACTCAAGAAGAAACTCGAAAAAATCGAGGATGCCCGCGAGAGCCAGGCCGAAAACAGGAACGACATTTTTCACGTGGGTATCGTCGGCTACACGAACGCCGGAAAATCGACCCTCACGAACCGCCTCACCGGCGCTGACGTCTATGTAGAAGACAAGCTGTTCGCGACCCTCGACAGCACCACGCGCAAACTTTACCTGGATGGCGAGAACATCATCCTCAGCGATACTGTCGGGTTTATCCGCAAGCTCCCCCACAACCTCATCGAGACCTTCAAGAGCACCCTCGGGGTGGCAGCGCATGCCGACTGCATTCTGGAAGTCGTAGACGGGAGTGCGCCGGATTACCTAGAACACCTGGAAGTGACGCACAAGACGCTCGAAGGCATCATCAGCAAAGACACTCCGCGCATCCGCGTGTTCAACAAGGCCGAAATCTGCGACGAGGCCCGCCGCACCGAGCTCTTGCAGAACTACCCCGATGCCATCCAGGTAAGCGCCCGCGAAAACATCGGCATGGAGCGTCTGCGCGACGCATTCAAGACGCAGCTTGCCGCCTGGAAAAAGAAGCGCGAAGCACATGAAGCAGCCGAAAAGAAAAGGGCAGAAATGCCGTGGCCACCGGAGGGATGA
- the fabF gene encoding beta-ketoacyl-ACP synthase II, translating to MEEVVITGMGCVSALGNSPDILWDNLLQGKSGVAKIDRFDVSALPVQIAAAVKEFDGSEFFSTRDQSRFSKCIQYAVYSAFQALKNAGVDPKAEDPSRSGVIIGAGIGGMNTYTDNAVTWGTRGPTRVSPFFIPMSITNMPAGEVSNRTGWMGPCFAVVSACATSNHSIAAAFDAIRLGRADIMLAGGTDETVNPLALAGFTNMHALSKRNDDPATASRPFDKDRDGFVMGEGSGILVLESLSHAKKRGANILARVAAVGMSADAHHMSAPREDGEGVRLAIEMALRDAGISPKEVGYVNTHGTSTPLGDVAECSALEKVFGASDSLKINSSKCMIGHALGAAGALEAIITVKSLQNQMIHATTNVFNKDERIHLDVCANKNTSHNFKYALSDGFGFGGQNSVLLLARD from the coding sequence ATGGAAGAAGTAGTAATTACCGGTATGGGCTGTGTTTCGGCCCTTGGAAATTCCCCCGACATCCTCTGGGACAACCTTTTGCAGGGCAAGTCCGGCGTCGCCAAGATTGATAGGTTCGACGTTTCTGCACTGCCGGTCCAGATTGCGGCTGCGGTCAAGGAATTTGACGGTTCCGAGTTCTTTAGCACCAGAGACCAGTCCAGGTTCTCGAAGTGCATCCAGTACGCAGTCTATTCTGCCTTCCAGGCATTGAAGAATGCCGGTGTTGACCCGAAGGCCGAAGACCCGTCTCGTTCCGGCGTGATTATCGGTGCAGGTATTGGCGGTATGAACACTTACACTGACAACGCGGTTACCTGGGGTACCCGTGGTCCGACCCGCGTTTCTCCGTTCTTTATCCCGATGTCCATTACGAACATGCCTGCGGGCGAAGTTTCCAACCGCACCGGCTGGATGGGCCCCTGCTTTGCGGTGGTTTCCGCCTGCGCGACATCGAACCATTCTATCGCAGCGGCCTTTGACGCTATCCGCCTGGGTCGCGCCGACATCATGCTTGCTGGCGGTACCGACGAGACGGTGAACCCGCTCGCCCTCGCTGGCTTTACCAACATGCACGCCCTCTCCAAGCGCAACGATGACCCGGCCACTGCTTCCCGCCCGTTCGACAAGGACCGCGACGGCTTCGTGATGGGCGAAGGTTCCGGCATTCTCGTGCTCGAAAGCCTTTCTCACGCCAAGAAGCGCGGCGCGAACATCCTTGCCCGCGTTGCTGCTGTCGGCATGAGCGCCGATGCGCACCACATGTCCGCCCCGCGCGAAGACGGCGAAGGCGTGCGTCTCGCTATCGAGATGGCGCTCCGCGATGCCGGCATTTCCCCGAAGGAAGTGGGCTACGTGAATACTCATGGTACGTCGACCCCGCTCGGCGATGTGGCTGAATGCTCCGCCCTCGAGAAGGTGTTCGGTGCATCGGACTCCCTGAAGATCAACTCCTCCAAGTGCATGATCGGACACGCTCTCGGCGCTGCCGGTGCCCTTGAGGCCATCATCACGGTGAAGTCTCTGCAGAACCAGATGATTCACGCTACGACGAACGTGTTCAACAAGGATGAACGCATCCATCTCGATGTTTGCGCGAACAAGAACACGAGTCACAACTTCAAGTACGCCCTGTCCGACGGATTCGGCTTCGGTGGCCAGAACAGCGTGCTTCTGTTGGCCCGCGACTAA
- the orn gene encoding oligoribonuclease, with amino-acid sequence MAKKKSSRNLVWMDLEMSGLDPEKDVILEIATIVTDAELNILAEGPVIAIHQNENVFESMDEWNTKHHTASGLVERCRHSQYSTADAEKVTLDFIKPFTEKAKNVLCGNSITQDRRFLYKYMPEISNWLCYRNIDVSSIKELSFRWYPKLDEFQKEKRHEALNDIRESIAELAYYRKTIFK; translated from the coding sequence ATGGCAAAAAAGAAAAGTTCTAGAAACCTGGTCTGGATGGATTTGGAAATGTCCGGGCTCGACCCCGAAAAGGACGTTATCCTGGAGATTGCCACCATCGTTACCGATGCGGAACTCAACATCCTAGCCGAAGGGCCCGTCATTGCCATTCACCAGAACGAGAACGTCTTTGAATCTATGGACGAATGGAATACCAAGCACCATACGGCGAGCGGTCTTGTAGAACGCTGCAGGCATTCGCAATACTCCACCGCCGACGCCGAAAAGGTGACGCTCGACTTTATCAAGCCTTTTACCGAAAAGGCAAAAAACGTACTGTGTGGCAATTCCATCACGCAGGACAGGCGTTTCTTGTACAAGTACATGCCCGAAATATCGAACTGGCTTTGCTACAGGAATATAGACGTAAGTTCCATCAAAGAACTCTCATTCCGCTGGTATCCAAAACTTGATGAATTCCAGAAGGAAAAGCGCCACGAGGCCCTGAACGACATCCGCGAGAGCATCGCCGAACTCGCCTACTACCGTAAGACCATTTTTAAGTAA
- a CDS encoding fibrobacter succinogenes major paralogous domain-containing protein, translating into MKSFTKIASVSLLLGATFALALPQTGTFRDNRDGKTYRTVVIGSRVWMAENLAYNVKGSACYDNKNENCAKYGRLYNFEMANKACPSGWHLPENDEWKRFRTFIEDSDGKEAAWMSLKSRDKWDGSDRYGFDVVPAGKATDEFVELGTSAHFWSSTTEDGDAYGWHLEPPGDFRMEFDVSSNMYSVRCLKDY; encoded by the coding sequence GTGAAAAGCTTCACTAAAATAGCCAGCGTTTCGCTTTTGCTTGGAGCGACATTCGCACTAGCCCTGCCGCAGACGGGCACGTTCCGCGATAATCGCGACGGCAAGACGTACAGGACGGTTGTTATCGGGAGCCGCGTATGGATGGCGGAAAACCTCGCGTACAACGTGAAGGGGAGCGCCTGCTACGACAACAAGAACGAGAACTGCGCGAAGTACGGGCGTTTATACAATTTCGAGATGGCAAATAAAGCATGCCCTTCGGGATGGCACCTGCCCGAGAACGACGAATGGAAACGCTTCCGCACGTTTATCGAGGATAGCGACGGCAAGGAAGCTGCCTGGATGAGTTTAAAGTCCCGCGACAAGTGGGATGGCAGCGACCGTTACGGGTTCGACGTGGTACCTGCGGGCAAGGCGACCGACGAATTTGTGGAACTGGGAACTTCAGCGCATTTCTGGAGTTCCACGACCGAAGATGGCGATGCTTACGGCTGGCATCTTGAGCCTCCCGGAGATTTCAGGATGGAATTCGACGTGAGCAGCAACATGTATTCCGTGCGCTGCCTCAAGGATTACTAG
- a CDS encoding HD domain-containing phosphohydrolase — protein sequence MEQARAKILVVDDTKTNIEVLEGVLSVHYDVFVAKNGRKAIEIAEKVHPDLILLDVMMPEMNGYETMRVMRTHEDLKNIPVFFLTAKSDSESEQIGLDLGAVDYIGKPFSPHLVLLRVKNQLEYKRQRDHLHDLVEERTADLRKTLKVMLTSLGSLAEFRDPETGEHIKRTQIIVQRLAEVLMNNPKYAQAIPNSQYVDFYATAAPLHDIGKVGIEDEILRKPARLNEQEREIMRKHPKMGYDVLMDATKELHDNPMVKIAADIALAHHERWDGLGYPNKLKGEEIPVGARLMAVADVYDALVSKRPYKDPYPHKVAVDEIVREKGTQFDPEVVDAFLSIADELPKLYEQFKENAN from the coding sequence ATGGAACAGGCTAGAGCCAAGATACTTGTAGTTGACGATACCAAGACCAACATTGAGGTCCTGGAAGGCGTTTTATCTGTACATTACGATGTTTTTGTTGCGAAAAACGGGCGCAAGGCAATCGAAATTGCCGAAAAAGTACACCCGGACCTTATTTTGCTCGACGTGATGATGCCCGAAATGAACGGTTACGAGACCATGAGGGTAATGCGTACGCACGAGGATCTGAAGAATATTCCCGTATTTTTCCTGACGGCAAAGTCGGATAGCGAGAGCGAGCAGATTGGGCTTGACCTGGGTGCTGTCGACTACATCGGCAAACCGTTTAGCCCGCATCTGGTGCTTTTGCGCGTCAAGAACCAGCTCGAATACAAGCGGCAGCGCGACCACCTGCACGACCTTGTGGAAGAACGTACCGCAGACCTGCGTAAGACCCTCAAGGTGATGCTGACGAGCCTCGGTTCGCTTGCGGAATTCCGCGACCCCGAAACGGGCGAGCACATCAAGCGCACGCAGATTATTGTGCAGAGGCTTGCAGAAGTCCTGATGAACAACCCGAAGTACGCGCAGGCTATTCCGAATAGCCAGTACGTGGATTTCTATGCGACGGCGGCCCCCTTGCACGATATCGGCAAGGTGGGTATCGAGGATGAAATCCTGCGCAAGCCCGCAAGGCTTAACGAGCAGGAGCGCGAAATTATGCGCAAGCACCCGAAGATGGGTTACGACGTGCTCATGGATGCCACCAAGGAACTGCACGATAACCCGATGGTGAAGATTGCGGCGGATATTGCTCTTGCGCACCACGAACGCTGGGACGGTCTCGGTTACCCGAACAAGCTCAAGGGCGAAGAAATACCCGTGGGAGCGCGCCTCATGGCGGTAGCCGACGTGTACGATGCCCTCGTGTCGAAACGCCCGTATAAGGACCCTTACCCGCACAAGGTTGCCGTCGATGAAATTGTACGCGAAAAGGGGACGCAGTTCGACCCGGAAGTGGTTGATGCCTTCCTTTCTATCGCCGATGAATTGCCCAAGCTTTACGAACAGTTCAAGGAAAATGCGAATTGA
- a CDS encoding phosphatidylglycerophosphatase A, translating to MNKEELKEKYGKKRVPHEWRKTDWFTTLVVTFFGSGMSPKAPGTMGSLAAAVVAYPMALVILLLSDPSWSRTTEWSIPCFSFYWDGFFIEPFFINAALFVFFAAIPFVKKAMKDTGTEDPGWIVIDEVCGIFMALAFVPLEFIIAQPWILAVAFGLFRFFDILKPLGIHKMEKLPGAWGVMADDLLGGLYAGIVIAIGFIIAIK from the coding sequence ATGAACAAGGAAGAACTGAAAGAGAAATACGGGAAGAAGCGCGTACCGCACGAATGGCGCAAGACGGACTGGTTTACCACGCTCGTCGTGACATTTTTCGGCTCGGGAATGAGCCCGAAGGCTCCCGGCACCATGGGCAGCCTTGCCGCAGCGGTTGTGGCCTACCCCATGGCCCTTGTCATTTTGCTCCTAAGCGATCCGTCCTGGTCAAGGACTACCGAATGGTCAATTCCTTGTTTTAGCTTTTATTGGGATGGATTTTTTATAGAACCATTTTTTATCAACGCCGCCCTATTCGTCTTTTTTGCGGCAATCCCATTCGTGAAGAAAGCGATGAAAGATACCGGCACCGAAGACCCCGGCTGGATTGTCATCGACGAAGTCTGCGGGATTTTTATGGCGCTCGCCTTTGTCCCATTAGAATTCATTATCGCGCAACCTTGGATTCTTGCAGTCGCATTCGGACTGTTCCGATTCTTCGACATTTTAAAACCGCTCGGCATCCATAAAATGGAAAAACTCCCCGGCGCTTGGGGAGTCATGGCCGATGATTTGCTCGGCGGACTTTATGCAGGGATCGTTATAGCCATTGGGTTTATCATCGCTATAAAATAG